In the Arachis ipaensis cultivar K30076 chromosome B04, Araip1.1, whole genome shotgun sequence genome, ATTAAAAAGAGTATTAACAAGTGAAGGTAGTTTTTGTTAAAAATACAAACATTTTTCAAAGATTAAAGATTTCTCAGTTAAAATTGAACTGCTATATGTAATCGGAGGTGCCAGATATACATCTGCATTAGCCCAATAAGCTTGCACTATAACAACACTAGACGTGTTTATTGCCTTTCCAGAAAGAATATGAACATAATATTGTTAACAAAAAAAGTGATACTAACTAAGCTCATCAAATTGTCACTATTTCTCGGTAGGCTAGCTAAGAAGAAGTTCACTGGGAACCTGAAGAATATAACGAATCGTCCCATGTAGATCTCCTTGCAGTTAGCGCCTCATGTCGCCTCGGAGACTGCGGTTTAGTTCCTCCCTGGACGATCAAATCAAAAGTCAAAACCAGATATACATTATACAGAAAACATTGATTATATGTTCCAAAATTTGCTTTAACATGCGATCTCTTACCACTCCCTTAGCCAACCTTCGGATTGATGGCGCTCGTGCAATCGAGGAAGCAGCTGCAGCAGCAGCAACACGTATTCTGCAAAATAAAGTTTATAAGCAGCAGTTTCATCCACCTTTACAAACTTAGTTTCAAAACTTTACTCTCCAATATATACCTCTTATGAACATCAACATATTCATCTGTCTCATCCACAATCTCCTCCTGCACCATTGGAAAAACTTATAATCAGTCTTGAAGGAAAATGATCCAACTGCTGCAGATGGGAGAATATGTCGAAGACTATAATTTACTTGCAGAAGTTCTTCGAACACATCCTCTAGAGTGATAATACCAATCACTTCACCGTCTTCAATACTTTCTGAAAAAGAACCATTTCTTATTATATCATTAGATTGCGAAGCATTTCGCTCCTTACTTCTGGGACTGAGAGCATCTGAGGGCTGGTCAATGTCAACAACAACACTCTTCGATTTTTCACTCTGTAGCAATGGCGTAGTCAACGGCGAATCCCCATTGTCTTGGCTTTCTTCATTTTTGTCTCCATCATTTGTTTGTGCATTTGCATTTCCTTTTCCTTTAGCTCTAACAACAGCAGCCATGTGACTACTGCCCTTTTGAAACTCATTCAGTATATCATAGAGAGGCATGTCCGATGGAACTCTGTGCATATAAACCCATGTTTAACATTAAATTGGAATGTTAAATGTTAAAGTTGTCAAAATCGTTTATTGCCTCCTCTTATTAGTGACATAGTAACAGAGACTATGTATCTAACAAAGCGGTTTGGAGTTACAGCTTTATAGCcccattttttaattaaataaaatgttaatataagCTAAAAATTCAGCATAAAACAGGTATGTGCTATGCAGTACGGCACATGTAAAATATGTTATGTGGGAAGTATACACATGGCACACCCACTTATTAGTGATTTTACGTCACTATAGGTAAAATTAGCCGTTGTCCATGCTTCAAGAAGCACAAAGGATTAAGGTTGTGCTAAATGTAATTAAATCggatcccgctagggagacaataaACATCTTCTCAAAagcttaaactgattttggggttcaccaatactcgaactcttgaccttttggatttagcgctctaataccatgcatgataccactcatcccaaaagcttcagctgatgggaaaagataacactaatgattatatctctaatactctctaaactttCATTGtgcacattgtataaatattccattggctcctcatactttcccaaTTAAATCACTCATGCACCTTCAGCTCATGCTTTTAGGACAGTTTAATCATTGACAACAAACATACCGTGGAATTCTCCGGATGGAAACAGCACTGACAGGAGTCTCTGTTTCTGGTCGTACAGTTAGAAGACTTTTAACCTAATTCAAAAAGAGAAGGTGAGGAAAAGAGGATAAAGTATAAAAATTGGAAGACTAAAAACAAAGCCAGAATGTGAATGAAGATTTAACACCCACCAGCAGTAGTCCAATAATATTTTTTGGATTTCCAGAATAGACAGGAACCCGGCTGTGCCCACGAGCAAGAATTTTCCCCATTGCCTCCCTAATTTGAGGTTCATTAACATACGTTTCAAGGAATAAAACAATGCATGCCCCAGTACATAAACGTTACATTTTTAAGTCCACACTCCCAAGTCCCATATTCAAGTAAAGTCAGGTCAGTTTttttaaaggaaaagtataggtagacaatcctaatattaagatttaggtgggtaatttggggtgtagtgtgtttttattttgttGGGTCAATTTTAGAactcattgttcacattgttcacaAAAGTCATTGTCTACCTAGCAAAGTCCTTTTTTTAATCAAGATACCTTGAATTTCCACGTATTCTAGTGATCAGTGAAGTGGAAAATATATCAGCAACCAAAAGACCCTTACCGAGGAGATGAAGAATGATTTATTGATTTCCTCTTCAAAGTGAAAATCCATTATCCAAAAACAATTTAAAAGTGCATTACTATTGCATCTTAAAAGGTTCGACACACATTCATGTTCAAAAACATGGACATGACCCTAAAATGATGTGTCCTTGATTTACAAAATGAaagcaattgaaaaaaaaatcacacaCTGTTTCTGCACTCTCTCAATTATTATCATAGTTGCAATTCTACATTGTAGTATTGATTAATGTATGATATAACTGACTCTTAGCAAGGGAATAACTAAGAGTAATAAAATTTATATCCAAACCAATAAATCTGATGAAGATAACTCAAGCCGCATTGAGACACTCACCAATCCAATATTGAATTGACATCTAAAGAAAAAGTCGATTCGATAGGGGTCATAGCCTCTTCAGCAGTCTATTCGAAGACACacgaataaggaagaagaaaaatagtgTTATTTAGAAGCCTTCTGCAAAAAGTGTGAAGAAAATATTCCTTGCACAAGTCAACAGCATACATGATATTTGATAATGAAACAGAATACAGGGAAAAAGAAAACTCTACTGCACAGGAAAGAGTATACTGAAGTAAGGCTTAGTTGCAATTTGCAAACATACCTTTTCAGTTAAATCTAGAGCTCCACTGATAATTGTTGTCTCGTCATGCGAAAGATCACCACCTTTCCCAGCCTGAAAACAAGAAAATCCAACATTTACGGATCAAACACGATGAAGGATTAACAATACCGGTACATTCGGATAACTTCATCAATGCTGGTATGACTGATTCCATCATTAAGGCAATTGTACCTCCTTGCTGTGGATGGAGACGAGAGCTTTTAACTGTGCCCGCCTAAATAAAGCCTCATTATGTCCCAACAGGAAATCTAGAACCTGGGAAAAAAAAATCAGTGAGAAAAAGGATCATCTGTAGGAATGATTAAGATAAATTCTGTCATTGTGCAAGTTAACTCTGCCTATGTTGTGCTTTATCTCAAATCTTTTGCAAAGCCAATCTAAGAGGAGATTCGTATTAAACAGTTGACAACCAGCATAAAACATTTCCAGTCTTCATGGACAGGATCAACAAAACACAAGACTTGTGAATTTGACTTCATCGAAAAGGAATTAAATAGTGCTCATTTGCTAGCACACTAAGCATAATTACATCATATATCTATATGAAACTTCTATCAAAATTTATATAGAAATATTTTGAGATGATATTCTATTCATTTCTACTTGTTTGTTCTTTTCTCAGTTATAATGTACTGGCTAAATGATTATCCaatgaaaattaattttacagGTTAATGCATATATCATTGAGATTAACACTTCTGAACACAAAAGAATTGGTACTTTAGCCTATGAATGATAAGTCACCTTTCCAATGGGATAAGCAATTGGGTAACATATTATCATTAAAATTCGCACAAGAGATACGAAGTTGGACCCTACAGCAAGCCCATATCTACTGCAAATTGCCTGTGGAATGACCTGAAATCAGAGGGAAAAAATAAGatttgaagaaaaaggagaaagaataTTCATTGGACAAAAATGTTGAAAGCTAAATCGCTGACATTGACATACCTCCCCAAAAAACAGAACAAAAGTCACAGAGAGAATGATGGCAACAAACTGATTGAACAACTTATCCAAGTATAACGGAAGCGCCTGCAGATTACAACTTTCAAAGTCAACGGAAGCTTAAAAGTTAAGCATGCCCCACCAATCAGTGTAAAGTATGTATGCATTAAAAATATCATTCAGATATTTGAATGCGGGTCACTAAGCAATGACTCCAAAATCCAAAAGAATGCAGATTCCACATGCAGAGCAATTCCAATTCATCCATCATCAAAACCATTTTAAACAAGTGATTCAAATAAGCATAGTACATAATAAACCATAATGTGTCTGATCCacattataatattatattatattttgatggtgttctatttttttctaatttaatcACTTCTACAGTTCTGTTCTACCTATAAGCTCTCCTCAGTGATTTTGTCCAATAAACCACCACATTCTTGAACTAACAACGTCAATATTCCAAATTCCAGTGAAAAATCTAGCATGAAAAAGAAGGAGCATTAATTCAGTTACCTCCATCGCAGCTGCATTACACAGAAGCAGAGTCACCAGAAGCTGGTGTTGTTTCTGAACCACAGGAATTATAGTCGCTGcacacaaaagaaaaaaaaaactcaaaaatcacatTGAGTATTCGAAAATCTCGGAATCGGAGAAATTGAATGACGCAGGCAACGAGTAAATGAACCTGCTTGCTTTTTCTCGGTAGGAGAACCACTGCGTTGAAGGATCTCGAGGTCGACGAGGCCGAGAGACATGAGACCTAGGGTTAATCCGGACATTATTCCGGCGAAGATAACGAAGAAGCACGAGAGTCCGGCGTAAATGTACCA is a window encoding:
- the LOC107637528 gene encoding DUF21 domain-containing protein At4g14240-like isoform X2; translated protein: MMNNVVNALMVTRFLTRNQLSGHEGGIPFGSVWWYIYAGLSCFFVIFAGIMSGLTLGLMSLGLVDLEILQRSGSPTEKKQAATIIPVVQKQHQLLVTLLLCNAAAMEALPLYLDKLFNQFVAIILSVTFVLFFGEVIPQAICSRYGLAVGSNFVSLVRILMIICYPIAYPIGKVLDFLLGHNEALFRRAQLKALVSIHSKEAGKGGDLSHDETTIISGALDLTEKTAEEAMTPIESTFSLDVNSILDWEAMGKILARGHSRVPVYSGNPKNIIGLLLVKSLLTVRPETETPVSAVSIRRIPRVPSDMPLYDILNEFQKGSSHMAAVVRAKGKGNANAQTNDGDKNEESQDNGDSPLTTPLLQSEKSKSVVVDIDQPSDALSPRSKERNASQSNDIIRNGSFSESIEDGEVIGIITLEDVFEELLQEEIVDETDEYVDVHKRIRVAAAAAASSIARAPSIRRLAKGVGGTKPQSPRRHEALTARRSTWDDSLYSSGSQ
- the LOC107637528 gene encoding DUF21 domain-containing protein At4g14240-like isoform X1, yielding MMNNVVNALMVTRFLTRNQLSGHEGGIPFGSVWWYIYAGLSCFFVIFAGIMSGLTLGLMSLGLVDLEILQRSGSPTEKKQAATIIPVVQKQHQLLVTLLLCNAAAMEALPLYLDKLFNQFVAIILSVTFVLFFGEVIPQAICSRYGLAVGSNFVSLVRILMIICYPIAYPIGKVLDFLLGHNEALFRRAQLKALVSIHSKEAGKGGDLSHDETTIISGALDLTEKTAEEAMTPIESTFSLDVNSILDWEAMGKILARGHSRVPVYSGNPKNIIGLLLVKSLLTVRPETETPVSAVSIRRIPRVPSDMPLYDILNEFQKGSSHMAAVVRAKGKGNANAQTNDGDKNEESQDNGDSPLTTPLLQSEKSKSVVVDIDQPSDALSPRSKERNASQSNDIIRNGSFSESIEDGEVIGIITLEDVFEELLQVNYSLRHILPSAAVGSFSFKTDYKFFQWCRRRLWMRQMNMLMFIREYVLLLLQLLPRLHERHQSEGWLREWEELNRSLRGDMRR